From the genome of Mugil cephalus isolate CIBA_MC_2020 chromosome 2, CIBA_Mcephalus_1.1, whole genome shotgun sequence, one region includes:
- the LOC125004364 gene encoding oxysterol-binding protein 1 isoform X1, which yields MSEPNPPTPTPGDTYKGWLFKWTNYIKGYQRRWFVLSNGLLSYYRSQAEMGHTCRGTINLATANITVEDSCNFVISNGGAQTYHLKASSEVERQRWITALELAKAVHMHADSDDSGDDCPAVPPAPGQGGGGGRNSEIQSTLRTLSSKVEDLNTCNDLIVKHGSALQRSLSELEGIRVGVDMGDKIRQVTERATLFRITSNAMINACRDFLSLAQSNSKRWQKALQTERDQRIRLEETLEQLAKQHNHLERAFRGATVLPPSFSNLNLGNKGSVSEKGDASDEDDENEFFDAMEDPAEFITVPADPKYHRRSGSNVSGMSSEIGMDDQSVNFDELSLASNPESPQSLELEPVRQRRSRIPDKPNYYLNLWSIMKNCIGKELSKIPMPVNFNEPLSMLQRLSEDLEYYELLDKASKCQNSLEQMCYVAAFTVSSYSTTVHRTGKPFNPLLGETFELDRLRECGYRSLCEQVSHHPPAAAHHAISEKGWTLRQEIALASKFRGKYLSIMPLGSIECIFDKSNNHYSWKKVTTTVHNIIVGKLWIDQSGEIDVINHKTGDRCHLKFAPYSYFSRDVPRKVTGVVTDKDGKAHYVLSGTWDEKMEFSRIMQSSKGENGTEGKQRTVYQTLKAKEIWRKNPLPEGAENMYFFSTLALTLNEPEEGVAPTDSRRRPDQRLMEEGRWDEANAEKQRLEEKQRTARREREREAVKTAGSPEEAIIEDSANDSPLKTEAQETGTEASEVSDESAHPDNYQALWFEKIDDPVSGQSLHVYKGGYWEAKEQGSWDMCPDIF from the exons ATGTCGGAGCCCAACCCCCCTACTCCAACCCCTGGAGACACGTACAAGGGTTGGCTCTTCAAATGGACTAACTACATAAAAGGTTACCAGAGACGTTGGTTCGTGCTCAGCAATGGACTGCTGTCTTATTATAG GTCACAGGCGGAGATGGGCCACACATGCCGGGGCACCATCAACTTAGCCACAGCTAACATTACTGTGGAGGACTCGTGCAATTTTGTCATTTCCAACGGGGGTGCACAGACCTACCATCTGAAGGCCAGCTCAGAAGTAGAGCGCCAGCGATGGATCACTGCTCTGGAACTTGCCAAGGCTGTCCACATGCATGCAGACTCTG ATGACTCAGGGGATGACTGTCCTGCAGTCCCCCCGGCACCGGGACAGGGAGGAGGCGGCGGACGTAACTCTGAAATCCAATCCACACTCCGTACACTCAGCAGCAAGGTGGAAGACCTTAACACCTGCAACGATCTCATTGTCAAACATGGATCTGCCCTCCAAAg GTCTTTGTCAGAATTGGAGGGGATTCGTGTTGGAGTGGACATGGGCGACAAGATCAGACAAGTCACAGAGAGAGCCACACTGTTCCGAATCACCTCTAATGCCATGATCAAC GCATGCAGAGACTTCCTCTCTCTGGCCCAGAGCAACAGTAAGCGGTGGCAAAAGGCCTTACAGACTGAAAGAGACCAGAGGATACGTCTGGAGGAGACTCTGGAGCAGCTAGCCAAGCAGCACAACCATTTGGAAAGAGCTTTCAGAGGAGCTACAGTTCTTCCCCCTTCATTCAGCAATCTCAACCTGGGTAACAAAG GTAGCGTTTCAGAAAAAGGTGACGCCAGCGACGAGGACGATGAAAACGAGTTCTTTGACGCCATGGAAGACCCGGCAGAGTTCATCACTGTCCCCGCCGACCCCAAGTATCACAG GAGGTCCGGCAGCAACGTCAGCGGTATGAGCAGTGAGATCGGAATGGACGATCAGTCAGTGAAT ttTGATGAACTGTCTTTGGCATCCAATCCGGAGTCTCCGCAGTCTCTGGAGCTCGAGCCAGTCAGACAAAGAAGAAGCCGCATCCCTGACAAACCAAACTATTACCTCAATCTGTGGAGCATCATGAAGAACTGTATTGGAAAGGAACTCTCAAAGATACCGATGCCT GTCAATTTCAATGAGCCGTTGTCAATGCTGCAACGTCTCTCTGAAGACCTGGAGTATTACGAGCTCCTGGATAAGGCCTCAAAGTGTCAGAACTCTCTAGAGCAGATGTGTTACGTGGCAGCTTTCACAGTCTCCTCCTACTCCACCACTGTCCACCGCACAGGAAAGCCCTTCAATCCTCTGCTGGGAGAAACGTTTGAGCTCGATCGGCTCAGAGAGTGCGGCTACCGTTCCCTTTGTGAACAG GTGAGTCACCACCCACCCGCTGCAGCTCACCACGCCATCTCTGAAAAGGGCTGGACCCTCAGACAGGAGATTGCGCTGGCCAGCAAGTTTAGAGGAAAATATCTTTCCATCATGCCCttgg GTTCTATTGAGTGTATATTTGATAAAAGCAACAATCACTATTCTTGGAAAAAAGTGACCACAACAGTGCACAACATTATTGTTGGAAAATTATGGATCGATCAG TCAGGGGAGATAGACGTGATAAACCACAAGACCGGAGACCGCTGCCACCTCAAGTTTGCACCCTACAGTTACTTCTCCAGAGATGTACCAAGAAAG GTGACAGGGGTGGTCACAGATAAGGATGGAAAGGCCCATTACGTGCTCTCAGGAACATGGGATGAAAAGATGGAGTTCTCCAGGATAATGCAGAGCAGCAAAGGCGAAAATGGCACCGAAGGCAAACAGAGGACCGTCTATCAGACCCTCAAAGCCAAAGAAATCTGGAGAAAGAACCCTTTACC GGAGGGAGCAGAGAACATGTACTTCTTCTCCACGCTGGCCTTGACGCTTAATGAACCCGAAGAGGGAGTGGCGCCAACGGACAGCCGGCGGCGCCCTGACCAGCGCTTAATGGAGGAAGGACGCTGGGATGAGGCTAACGCCGAGAagcagaggctggaggagaaacaACGCACCGCCCGacgagaaagggagagggaagCTGTGAAAACAGCCGGCTCACCCGAGGAAG
- the LOC125004364 gene encoding oxysterol-binding protein 1 isoform X2: MSEPNPPTPTPGDTYKGWLFKWTNYIKGYQRRWFVLSNGLLSYYRSQAEMGHTCRGTINLATANITVEDSCNFVISNGGAQTYHLKASSEVERQRWITALELAKAVHMHADSDDSGDDCPAVPPAPGQGGGGGRNSEIQSTLRTLSSKVEDLNTCNDLIVKHGSALQRSLSELEGIRVGVDMGDKIRQVTERATLFRITSNAMINACRDFLSLAQSNSKRWQKALQTERDQRIRLEETLEQLAKQHNHLERAFRGATVLPPSFSNLNLGNKGSVSEKGDASDEDDENEFFDAMEDPAEFITVPADPKYHRRSGSNVSGMSSEIGMDDQSVNFDELSLASNPESPQSLELEPVRQRRSRIPDKPNYYLNLWSIMKNCIGKELSKIPMPVNFNEPLSMLQRLSEDLEYYELLDKASKCQNSLEQMCYVAAFTVSSYSTTVHRTGKPFNPLLGETFELDRLRECGYRSLCEQVSHHPPAAAHHAISEKGWTLRQEIALASKFRGKYLSIMPLGSIECIFDKSNNHYSWKKVTTTVHNIIVGKLWIDQSGEIDVINHKTGDRCHLKFAPYSYFSRDVPRKVTGVVTDKDGKAHYVLSGTWDEKMEFSRIMQSSKGENGTEGKQRTVYQTLKAKEIWRKNPLPEGAENMYFFSTLALTLNEPEEGVAPTDSRRRPDQRLMEEGRWDEANAEKQRLEEKQRTARREREREAVKTAGSPEEAEAQETGTEASEVSDESAHPDNYQALWFEKIDDPVSGQSLHVYKGGYWEAKEQGSWDMCPDIF, encoded by the exons ATGTCGGAGCCCAACCCCCCTACTCCAACCCCTGGAGACACGTACAAGGGTTGGCTCTTCAAATGGACTAACTACATAAAAGGTTACCAGAGACGTTGGTTCGTGCTCAGCAATGGACTGCTGTCTTATTATAG GTCACAGGCGGAGATGGGCCACACATGCCGGGGCACCATCAACTTAGCCACAGCTAACATTACTGTGGAGGACTCGTGCAATTTTGTCATTTCCAACGGGGGTGCACAGACCTACCATCTGAAGGCCAGCTCAGAAGTAGAGCGCCAGCGATGGATCACTGCTCTGGAACTTGCCAAGGCTGTCCACATGCATGCAGACTCTG ATGACTCAGGGGATGACTGTCCTGCAGTCCCCCCGGCACCGGGACAGGGAGGAGGCGGCGGACGTAACTCTGAAATCCAATCCACACTCCGTACACTCAGCAGCAAGGTGGAAGACCTTAACACCTGCAACGATCTCATTGTCAAACATGGATCTGCCCTCCAAAg GTCTTTGTCAGAATTGGAGGGGATTCGTGTTGGAGTGGACATGGGCGACAAGATCAGACAAGTCACAGAGAGAGCCACACTGTTCCGAATCACCTCTAATGCCATGATCAAC GCATGCAGAGACTTCCTCTCTCTGGCCCAGAGCAACAGTAAGCGGTGGCAAAAGGCCTTACAGACTGAAAGAGACCAGAGGATACGTCTGGAGGAGACTCTGGAGCAGCTAGCCAAGCAGCACAACCATTTGGAAAGAGCTTTCAGAGGAGCTACAGTTCTTCCCCCTTCATTCAGCAATCTCAACCTGGGTAACAAAG GTAGCGTTTCAGAAAAAGGTGACGCCAGCGACGAGGACGATGAAAACGAGTTCTTTGACGCCATGGAAGACCCGGCAGAGTTCATCACTGTCCCCGCCGACCCCAAGTATCACAG GAGGTCCGGCAGCAACGTCAGCGGTATGAGCAGTGAGATCGGAATGGACGATCAGTCAGTGAAT ttTGATGAACTGTCTTTGGCATCCAATCCGGAGTCTCCGCAGTCTCTGGAGCTCGAGCCAGTCAGACAAAGAAGAAGCCGCATCCCTGACAAACCAAACTATTACCTCAATCTGTGGAGCATCATGAAGAACTGTATTGGAAAGGAACTCTCAAAGATACCGATGCCT GTCAATTTCAATGAGCCGTTGTCAATGCTGCAACGTCTCTCTGAAGACCTGGAGTATTACGAGCTCCTGGATAAGGCCTCAAAGTGTCAGAACTCTCTAGAGCAGATGTGTTACGTGGCAGCTTTCACAGTCTCCTCCTACTCCACCACTGTCCACCGCACAGGAAAGCCCTTCAATCCTCTGCTGGGAGAAACGTTTGAGCTCGATCGGCTCAGAGAGTGCGGCTACCGTTCCCTTTGTGAACAG GTGAGTCACCACCCACCCGCTGCAGCTCACCACGCCATCTCTGAAAAGGGCTGGACCCTCAGACAGGAGATTGCGCTGGCCAGCAAGTTTAGAGGAAAATATCTTTCCATCATGCCCttgg GTTCTATTGAGTGTATATTTGATAAAAGCAACAATCACTATTCTTGGAAAAAAGTGACCACAACAGTGCACAACATTATTGTTGGAAAATTATGGATCGATCAG TCAGGGGAGATAGACGTGATAAACCACAAGACCGGAGACCGCTGCCACCTCAAGTTTGCACCCTACAGTTACTTCTCCAGAGATGTACCAAGAAAG GTGACAGGGGTGGTCACAGATAAGGATGGAAAGGCCCATTACGTGCTCTCAGGAACATGGGATGAAAAGATGGAGTTCTCCAGGATAATGCAGAGCAGCAAAGGCGAAAATGGCACCGAAGGCAAACAGAGGACCGTCTATCAGACCCTCAAAGCCAAAGAAATCTGGAGAAAGAACCCTTTACC GGAGGGAGCAGAGAACATGTACTTCTTCTCCACGCTGGCCTTGACGCTTAATGAACCCGAAGAGGGAGTGGCGCCAACGGACAGCCGGCGGCGCCCTGACCAGCGCTTAATGGAGGAAGGACGCTGGGATGAGGCTAACGCCGAGAagcagaggctggaggagaaacaACGCACCGCCCGacgagaaagggagagggaagCTGTGAAAACAGCCGGCTCACCCGAGGAAG
- the LOC125004364 gene encoding oxysterol-binding protein 1 isoform X4 — translation MSEPNPPTPTPGDTYKGWLFKWTNYIKGYQRRWFVLSNGLLSYYRSQAEMGHTCRGTINLATANITVEDSCNFVISNGGAQTYHLKASSEVERQRWITALELAKAVHMHADSDDSGDDCPAVPPAPGQGGGGGRNSEIQSTLRTLSSKVEDLNTCNDLIVKHGSALQRSLSELEGIRVGVDMGDKIRQVTERATLFRITSNAMINACRDFLSLAQSNSKRWQKALQTERDQRIRLEETLEQLAKQHNHLERAFRGATVLPPSFSNLNLGNKGSVSEKGDASDEDDENEFFDAMEDPAEFITVPADPKYHRRSGSNVSGMSSEIGMDDQSVNFDELSLASNPESPQSLELEPVRQRRSRIPDKPNYYLNLWSIMKNCIGKELSKIPMPVNFNEPLSMLQRLSEDLEYYELLDKASKCQNSLEQMCYVAAFTVSSYSTTVHRTGKPFNPLLGETFELDRLRECGYRSLCEQVSHHPPAAAHHAISEKGWTLRQEIALASKFRGKYLSIMPLGSIECIFDKSNNHYSWKKVTTTVHNIIVGKLWIDQSGEIDVINHKTGDRCHLKFAPYSYFSRDVPRKVTGVVTDKDGKAHYVLSGTWDEKMEFSRIMQSSKGENGTEGKQRTVYQTLKAKEIWRKNPLPEGAENMYFFSTLALTLNEPEEGVAPTDSRRRPDQRLMEEGRWDEANAEKQRLEEKQRTARREREREAVKTAGSPEEGAHPDNYQALWFEKIDDPVSGQSLHVYKGGYWEAKEQGSWDMCPDIF, via the exons ATGTCGGAGCCCAACCCCCCTACTCCAACCCCTGGAGACACGTACAAGGGTTGGCTCTTCAAATGGACTAACTACATAAAAGGTTACCAGAGACGTTGGTTCGTGCTCAGCAATGGACTGCTGTCTTATTATAG GTCACAGGCGGAGATGGGCCACACATGCCGGGGCACCATCAACTTAGCCACAGCTAACATTACTGTGGAGGACTCGTGCAATTTTGTCATTTCCAACGGGGGTGCACAGACCTACCATCTGAAGGCCAGCTCAGAAGTAGAGCGCCAGCGATGGATCACTGCTCTGGAACTTGCCAAGGCTGTCCACATGCATGCAGACTCTG ATGACTCAGGGGATGACTGTCCTGCAGTCCCCCCGGCACCGGGACAGGGAGGAGGCGGCGGACGTAACTCTGAAATCCAATCCACACTCCGTACACTCAGCAGCAAGGTGGAAGACCTTAACACCTGCAACGATCTCATTGTCAAACATGGATCTGCCCTCCAAAg GTCTTTGTCAGAATTGGAGGGGATTCGTGTTGGAGTGGACATGGGCGACAAGATCAGACAAGTCACAGAGAGAGCCACACTGTTCCGAATCACCTCTAATGCCATGATCAAC GCATGCAGAGACTTCCTCTCTCTGGCCCAGAGCAACAGTAAGCGGTGGCAAAAGGCCTTACAGACTGAAAGAGACCAGAGGATACGTCTGGAGGAGACTCTGGAGCAGCTAGCCAAGCAGCACAACCATTTGGAAAGAGCTTTCAGAGGAGCTACAGTTCTTCCCCCTTCATTCAGCAATCTCAACCTGGGTAACAAAG GTAGCGTTTCAGAAAAAGGTGACGCCAGCGACGAGGACGATGAAAACGAGTTCTTTGACGCCATGGAAGACCCGGCAGAGTTCATCACTGTCCCCGCCGACCCCAAGTATCACAG GAGGTCCGGCAGCAACGTCAGCGGTATGAGCAGTGAGATCGGAATGGACGATCAGTCAGTGAAT ttTGATGAACTGTCTTTGGCATCCAATCCGGAGTCTCCGCAGTCTCTGGAGCTCGAGCCAGTCAGACAAAGAAGAAGCCGCATCCCTGACAAACCAAACTATTACCTCAATCTGTGGAGCATCATGAAGAACTGTATTGGAAAGGAACTCTCAAAGATACCGATGCCT GTCAATTTCAATGAGCCGTTGTCAATGCTGCAACGTCTCTCTGAAGACCTGGAGTATTACGAGCTCCTGGATAAGGCCTCAAAGTGTCAGAACTCTCTAGAGCAGATGTGTTACGTGGCAGCTTTCACAGTCTCCTCCTACTCCACCACTGTCCACCGCACAGGAAAGCCCTTCAATCCTCTGCTGGGAGAAACGTTTGAGCTCGATCGGCTCAGAGAGTGCGGCTACCGTTCCCTTTGTGAACAG GTGAGTCACCACCCACCCGCTGCAGCTCACCACGCCATCTCTGAAAAGGGCTGGACCCTCAGACAGGAGATTGCGCTGGCCAGCAAGTTTAGAGGAAAATATCTTTCCATCATGCCCttgg GTTCTATTGAGTGTATATTTGATAAAAGCAACAATCACTATTCTTGGAAAAAAGTGACCACAACAGTGCACAACATTATTGTTGGAAAATTATGGATCGATCAG TCAGGGGAGATAGACGTGATAAACCACAAGACCGGAGACCGCTGCCACCTCAAGTTTGCACCCTACAGTTACTTCTCCAGAGATGTACCAAGAAAG GTGACAGGGGTGGTCACAGATAAGGATGGAAAGGCCCATTACGTGCTCTCAGGAACATGGGATGAAAAGATGGAGTTCTCCAGGATAATGCAGAGCAGCAAAGGCGAAAATGGCACCGAAGGCAAACAGAGGACCGTCTATCAGACCCTCAAAGCCAAAGAAATCTGGAGAAAGAACCCTTTACC GGAGGGAGCAGAGAACATGTACTTCTTCTCCACGCTGGCCTTGACGCTTAATGAACCCGAAGAGGGAGTGGCGCCAACGGACAGCCGGCGGCGCCCTGACCAGCGCTTAATGGAGGAAGGACGCTGGGATGAGGCTAACGCCGAGAagcagaggctggaggagaaacaACGCACCGCCCGacgagaaagggagagggaagCTGTGAAAACAGCCGGCTCACCCGAGGAAG
- the LOC125004364 gene encoding oxysterol-binding protein 1 isoform X3 codes for MSEPNPPTPTPGDTYKGWLFKWTNYIKGYQRRWFVLSNGLLSYYRSQAEMGHTCRGTINLATANITVEDSCNFVISNGGAQTYHLKASSEVERQRWITALELAKAVHMHADSDDSGDDCPAVPPAPGQGGGGGRNSEIQSTLRTLSSKVEDLNTCNDLIVKHGSALQRSLSELEGIRVGVDMGDKIRQVTERATLFRITSNAMINACRDFLSLAQSNSKRWQKALQTERDQRIRLEETLEQLAKQHNHLERAFRGATVLPPSFSNLNLGNKGSVSEKGDASDEDDENEFFDAMEDPAEFITVPADPKYHRRSGSNVSGMSSEIGMDDQSVNFDELSLASNPESPQSLELEPVRQRRSRIPDKPNYYLNLWSIMKNCIGKELSKIPMPVNFNEPLSMLQRLSEDLEYYELLDKASKCQNSLEQMCYVAAFTVSSYSTTVHRTGKPFNPLLGETFELDRLRECGYRSLCEQVSHHPPAAAHHAISEKGWTLRQEIALASKFRGKYLSIMPLGSIECIFDKSNNHYSWKKVTTTVHNIIVGKLWIDQSGEIDVINHKTGDRCHLKFAPYSYFSRDVPRKVTGVVTDKDGKAHYVLSGTWDEKMEFSRIMQSSKGENGTEGKQRTVYQTLKAKEIWRKNPLPEGAENMYFFSTLALTLNEPEEGVAPTDSRRRPDQRLMEEGRWDEANAEKQRLEEKQRTARREREREAVKTAGSPEEAIIEDSANDSPLKSAHPDNYQALWFEKIDDPVSGQSLHVYKGGYWEAKEQGSWDMCPDIF; via the exons ATGTCGGAGCCCAACCCCCCTACTCCAACCCCTGGAGACACGTACAAGGGTTGGCTCTTCAAATGGACTAACTACATAAAAGGTTACCAGAGACGTTGGTTCGTGCTCAGCAATGGACTGCTGTCTTATTATAG GTCACAGGCGGAGATGGGCCACACATGCCGGGGCACCATCAACTTAGCCACAGCTAACATTACTGTGGAGGACTCGTGCAATTTTGTCATTTCCAACGGGGGTGCACAGACCTACCATCTGAAGGCCAGCTCAGAAGTAGAGCGCCAGCGATGGATCACTGCTCTGGAACTTGCCAAGGCTGTCCACATGCATGCAGACTCTG ATGACTCAGGGGATGACTGTCCTGCAGTCCCCCCGGCACCGGGACAGGGAGGAGGCGGCGGACGTAACTCTGAAATCCAATCCACACTCCGTACACTCAGCAGCAAGGTGGAAGACCTTAACACCTGCAACGATCTCATTGTCAAACATGGATCTGCCCTCCAAAg GTCTTTGTCAGAATTGGAGGGGATTCGTGTTGGAGTGGACATGGGCGACAAGATCAGACAAGTCACAGAGAGAGCCACACTGTTCCGAATCACCTCTAATGCCATGATCAAC GCATGCAGAGACTTCCTCTCTCTGGCCCAGAGCAACAGTAAGCGGTGGCAAAAGGCCTTACAGACTGAAAGAGACCAGAGGATACGTCTGGAGGAGACTCTGGAGCAGCTAGCCAAGCAGCACAACCATTTGGAAAGAGCTTTCAGAGGAGCTACAGTTCTTCCCCCTTCATTCAGCAATCTCAACCTGGGTAACAAAG GTAGCGTTTCAGAAAAAGGTGACGCCAGCGACGAGGACGATGAAAACGAGTTCTTTGACGCCATGGAAGACCCGGCAGAGTTCATCACTGTCCCCGCCGACCCCAAGTATCACAG GAGGTCCGGCAGCAACGTCAGCGGTATGAGCAGTGAGATCGGAATGGACGATCAGTCAGTGAAT ttTGATGAACTGTCTTTGGCATCCAATCCGGAGTCTCCGCAGTCTCTGGAGCTCGAGCCAGTCAGACAAAGAAGAAGCCGCATCCCTGACAAACCAAACTATTACCTCAATCTGTGGAGCATCATGAAGAACTGTATTGGAAAGGAACTCTCAAAGATACCGATGCCT GTCAATTTCAATGAGCCGTTGTCAATGCTGCAACGTCTCTCTGAAGACCTGGAGTATTACGAGCTCCTGGATAAGGCCTCAAAGTGTCAGAACTCTCTAGAGCAGATGTGTTACGTGGCAGCTTTCACAGTCTCCTCCTACTCCACCACTGTCCACCGCACAGGAAAGCCCTTCAATCCTCTGCTGGGAGAAACGTTTGAGCTCGATCGGCTCAGAGAGTGCGGCTACCGTTCCCTTTGTGAACAG GTGAGTCACCACCCACCCGCTGCAGCTCACCACGCCATCTCTGAAAAGGGCTGGACCCTCAGACAGGAGATTGCGCTGGCCAGCAAGTTTAGAGGAAAATATCTTTCCATCATGCCCttgg GTTCTATTGAGTGTATATTTGATAAAAGCAACAATCACTATTCTTGGAAAAAAGTGACCACAACAGTGCACAACATTATTGTTGGAAAATTATGGATCGATCAG TCAGGGGAGATAGACGTGATAAACCACAAGACCGGAGACCGCTGCCACCTCAAGTTTGCACCCTACAGTTACTTCTCCAGAGATGTACCAAGAAAG GTGACAGGGGTGGTCACAGATAAGGATGGAAAGGCCCATTACGTGCTCTCAGGAACATGGGATGAAAAGATGGAGTTCTCCAGGATAATGCAGAGCAGCAAAGGCGAAAATGGCACCGAAGGCAAACAGAGGACCGTCTATCAGACCCTCAAAGCCAAAGAAATCTGGAGAAAGAACCCTTTACC GGAGGGAGCAGAGAACATGTACTTCTTCTCCACGCTGGCCTTGACGCTTAATGAACCCGAAGAGGGAGTGGCGCCAACGGACAGCCGGCGGCGCCCTGACCAGCGCTTAATGGAGGAAGGACGCTGGGATGAGGCTAACGCCGAGAagcagaggctggaggagaaacaACGCACCGCCCGacgagaaagggagagggaagCTGTGAAAACAGCCGGCTCACCCGAGGAAG
- the LOC125004364 gene encoding oxysterol-binding protein 1 isoform X6 — MSEPNPPTPTPGDTYKGWLFKWTNYIKGYQRRWFVLSNGLLSYYRSQAEMGHTCRGTINLATANITVEDSCNFVISNGGAQTYHLKASSEVERQRWITALELAKAVHMHADSDDSGDDCPAVPPAPGQGGGGGRNSEIQSTLRTLSSKVEDLNTCNDLIVKHGSALQRSLSELEGIRVGVDMGDKIRQVTERATLFRITSNAMINACRDFLSLAQSNSKRWQKALQTERDQRIRLEETLEQLAKQHNHLERAFRGATVLPPSFSNLNLGNKGSVSEKGDASDEDDENEFFDAMEDPAEFITVPADPKYHRRSGSNVSGMSSEIGMDDQSVNFDELSLASNPESPQSLELEPVRQRRSRIPDKPNYYLNLWSIMKNCIGKELSKIPMPVNFNEPLSMLQRLSEDLEYYELLDKASKCQNSLEQMCYVAAFTVSSYSTTVHRTGKPFNPLLGETFELDRLRECGYRSLCEQVSHHPPAAAHHAISEKGWTLRQEIALASKFRGKYLSIMPLGSIECIFDKSNNHYSWKKVTTTVHNIIVGKLWIDQSGEIDVINHKTGDRCHLKFAPYSYFSRDVPRKVTGVVTDKDGKAHYVLSGTWDEKMEFSRIMQSSKGENGTEGKQRTVYQTLKAKEIWRKNPLPEGAENMYFFSTLALTLNEPEEGVAPTDSRRRPDQRLMEEGRWDEANAEKQRLEEKQRTARREREREAVKTAGSPEEAEAQETGTEASEVSDETDTEESPPHTPVACK; from the exons ATGTCGGAGCCCAACCCCCCTACTCCAACCCCTGGAGACACGTACAAGGGTTGGCTCTTCAAATGGACTAACTACATAAAAGGTTACCAGAGACGTTGGTTCGTGCTCAGCAATGGACTGCTGTCTTATTATAG GTCACAGGCGGAGATGGGCCACACATGCCGGGGCACCATCAACTTAGCCACAGCTAACATTACTGTGGAGGACTCGTGCAATTTTGTCATTTCCAACGGGGGTGCACAGACCTACCATCTGAAGGCCAGCTCAGAAGTAGAGCGCCAGCGATGGATCACTGCTCTGGAACTTGCCAAGGCTGTCCACATGCATGCAGACTCTG ATGACTCAGGGGATGACTGTCCTGCAGTCCCCCCGGCACCGGGACAGGGAGGAGGCGGCGGACGTAACTCTGAAATCCAATCCACACTCCGTACACTCAGCAGCAAGGTGGAAGACCTTAACACCTGCAACGATCTCATTGTCAAACATGGATCTGCCCTCCAAAg GTCTTTGTCAGAATTGGAGGGGATTCGTGTTGGAGTGGACATGGGCGACAAGATCAGACAAGTCACAGAGAGAGCCACACTGTTCCGAATCACCTCTAATGCCATGATCAAC GCATGCAGAGACTTCCTCTCTCTGGCCCAGAGCAACAGTAAGCGGTGGCAAAAGGCCTTACAGACTGAAAGAGACCAGAGGATACGTCTGGAGGAGACTCTGGAGCAGCTAGCCAAGCAGCACAACCATTTGGAAAGAGCTTTCAGAGGAGCTACAGTTCTTCCCCCTTCATTCAGCAATCTCAACCTGGGTAACAAAG GTAGCGTTTCAGAAAAAGGTGACGCCAGCGACGAGGACGATGAAAACGAGTTCTTTGACGCCATGGAAGACCCGGCAGAGTTCATCACTGTCCCCGCCGACCCCAAGTATCACAG GAGGTCCGGCAGCAACGTCAGCGGTATGAGCAGTGAGATCGGAATGGACGATCAGTCAGTGAAT ttTGATGAACTGTCTTTGGCATCCAATCCGGAGTCTCCGCAGTCTCTGGAGCTCGAGCCAGTCAGACAAAGAAGAAGCCGCATCCCTGACAAACCAAACTATTACCTCAATCTGTGGAGCATCATGAAGAACTGTATTGGAAAGGAACTCTCAAAGATACCGATGCCT GTCAATTTCAATGAGCCGTTGTCAATGCTGCAACGTCTCTCTGAAGACCTGGAGTATTACGAGCTCCTGGATAAGGCCTCAAAGTGTCAGAACTCTCTAGAGCAGATGTGTTACGTGGCAGCTTTCACAGTCTCCTCCTACTCCACCACTGTCCACCGCACAGGAAAGCCCTTCAATCCTCTGCTGGGAGAAACGTTTGAGCTCGATCGGCTCAGAGAGTGCGGCTACCGTTCCCTTTGTGAACAG GTGAGTCACCACCCACCCGCTGCAGCTCACCACGCCATCTCTGAAAAGGGCTGGACCCTCAGACAGGAGATTGCGCTGGCCAGCAAGTTTAGAGGAAAATATCTTTCCATCATGCCCttgg GTTCTATTGAGTGTATATTTGATAAAAGCAACAATCACTATTCTTGGAAAAAAGTGACCACAACAGTGCACAACATTATTGTTGGAAAATTATGGATCGATCAG TCAGGGGAGATAGACGTGATAAACCACAAGACCGGAGACCGCTGCCACCTCAAGTTTGCACCCTACAGTTACTTCTCCAGAGATGTACCAAGAAAG GTGACAGGGGTGGTCACAGATAAGGATGGAAAGGCCCATTACGTGCTCTCAGGAACATGGGATGAAAAGATGGAGTTCTCCAGGATAATGCAGAGCAGCAAAGGCGAAAATGGCACCGAAGGCAAACAGAGGACCGTCTATCAGACCCTCAAAGCCAAAGAAATCTGGAGAAAGAACCCTTTACC GGAGGGAGCAGAGAACATGTACTTCTTCTCCACGCTGGCCTTGACGCTTAATGAACCCGAAGAGGGAGTGGCGCCAACGGACAGCCGGCGGCGCCCTGACCAGCGCTTAATGGAGGAAGGACGCTGGGATGAGGCTAACGCCGAGAagcagaggctggaggagaaacaACGCACCGCCCGacgagaaagggagagggaagCTGTGAAAACAGCCGGCTCACCCGAGGAAG